Proteins co-encoded in one Arachis hypogaea cultivar Tifrunner chromosome 13, arahy.Tifrunner.gnm2.J5K5, whole genome shotgun sequence genomic window:
- the LOC112733324 gene encoding protein neprosin: MASSVVLFSLLLLLLLGLFSSHSCAARLGGSRQKLEVNRHLNRLNKPPVKTIQSPDGDFIDCVHISKQPAFDHPFLKDHKIQMRPSFHPEGLFDENKVSEKPKEKINQLWHVNGKCPEDTIPIRRTKEEDVLRASSVKRYGRKKHRSIPKPRSAQPDLINQSGHQHAIAYVEGDKYYGAKATINVWEPKIQQANEFSLSQLWILGGSFGQDLNSIEAGWQVSPDLYGDNNTRLFTYWTSDAYQATGCYNLLCSGFIQVNSEISMGASISPVSAYRNSQYDISILIWKDPKEGHWWMQFGNDYVLGYWPSFLFSYLADSASMIEWGGEVVNSEPDGQHTSTQMGSGHFPEEGFGKSSYFKNIQVVDSSNNLKAPKGLGTFTEQSNCYDVQTGSNGDWGHYFYYGGPGKNPNCQ; this comes from the exons ATGGCTTCTTCAGTAGTGTTGTTTTctctgttgttattgttgttgttgggtcTCTTTAGTTCTCACTCCTGTGCTGCTAGGCTCGGTGGTTCAAGACAGAAGCTTGAAGTCAATAGGCATTTGAATCGCTTGAATAAGCCTCCTGTTAAGACCATTcag AGTCCAGATGGGGATTTCATAGATTGTGTGCATATCTCTAAGCAACCGGCTTTTGATCATCCTTTCCTTAAAGATCACAAAATTCAG ATGAGGCCTAGTTTCCACCCTGAAGGGCTATTTGATGAGAACAAGGTTTCTGAAAAACCCAAAGAGAAGATTAATCAGCTGTGGCATGTGAATGGGAAATGCCCCGAAGACACAATACCAATTCGGAGAACAAAGGAAGAGGATGTCCTTAGAGCTAGCTCAGTTAAAAGATATGGAAGGAAGAAGCACAGGTCAATCCCGAAGCCTAGGTCAGCACAACCTGATCTTATTAACCAGAGTGGTCATCAG catGCAATAGCATATGTTGAAGGGGACAAGTACTATGGAGCAAAAGCCACTATTAATGTGTGGGAACCTAAGATTCAGCAGGCGAATGAGTTCAGCTTGTCGCAGCTCTGGATATTAGGAGGCTCGTTCGGCCAAGATCTTAACAGCATTGAAGCTGGCTGGCAG GTTAGCCCTGATTTATACGGCGATAACAACACTCGGTTATTCACCTACTGGACA AGTGATGCATATCAAGCTACAGGTTGCTACAATCTTCTTTGCTCAGGATTTATTCAGGTCAACAGCGAAATATCAATGGGTGCAAGCATATCTCCGGTTTCTGCTTACAGAAACTCCCAGTATGATATCAGCATCCTTATCTGGAAG GATCCAAAAGAGGGACACTGGTGGATGCAATTTGGGAATGACTATGTATTGGGATATTGGCCTTCATTCTTGTTCTCATACTTGGCAGACAGTGCCTCCATGATTGAATGGGGTGGTGAGGTTGTGAATTCTGAGCCTGATGGCCAACACACTTCAACTCAAATGGGAAGTGGCCATTTCCCTGAAGAGGGTTTTGGAAAATCAAGCTACTTCAAGAACATTCAAGTGGTTGATAGCTCCAACAATCTCAAAGCTCCAAAGGGACTTGGAACCTTCACTGAGCAATCAAATTGCTATGATGTTCAAACAGGAAGTAATGGTGACTGGGGACATTACTTCTACTATGGAGGACCTGGTAAAAACCCTAATTGTCAATGA